Proteins co-encoded in one Malus sylvestris chromosome 7, drMalSylv7.2, whole genome shotgun sequence genomic window:
- the LOC126628924 gene encoding intracellular protein transport protein USO1-like, producing the protein MFKSWSKKKKIRAVFQLQFQATQVPKLKKPALMLSLVPDDVGKATVKLGKAAVQDGTCIWENPVFESVKLIEDVKTGKLKEKIYHFIVSNGSSKSGYLGEASIDFADIVAETEPLTVALPLKFANSGVVLHVTMHRIREDGDQREIEESDDPSLSRHSSVDGSNHQSLNKTNKGYVHRDAGSSLSPPEVPNSMPQNGQAGANGRKTHVRQKSSLDWSSDGSLFDSPDIVEDKLPTERVQAVSEVEKLRNEITVLKRQAGLSELELQSLRKQMAKESNQGQNLSRQIACLKEERDALKMECEQLKSSQGRGNGKQTFKTLQPETEDTRAQLEAMKQELSSEKKARTNLRSQLAQTQDSNSELVLVVKDLEDALGKKNRQISDLSSKLEAEKNSKVMGTYSAGRKNEDDQEIESLKLDIRELLSEIDTHQKKREEQDMRIKQLSLDYDVLKQEKYDISMKLDRNQERIRTEMENERAGYMATIKELESQLERSEETIEKQAHEFSECLMSIQELESELKSLEMDREMQAKGFEDKLEEVMNAKVEQEYRAIQAEEALKKTRSNNSDTVERLQEEFRKLSVEMTSKVDENEKQATKAMTEANELRRQNRILEEMLQKANEELELIKGETEVKLQDLVNQIEVKAKRIEQMSSELDNTSKKLEKVKRQEEEEHEALSMKIQMLEDEIERLTDENSNSRQEKDKLRGDLEQMKKLIAENEMLIQCLSVEKENLEKRFASAKRETEKTHEEVTNIISLKDEKETTIASLNSEAENLKTQHSKLLDTLKKEALAKESLKKQISQLQAEVQKKVSNSKRMVKNTNGQRKVEDCSEKQLKATIDENKYTDLMTELTLLKERNKSMEEELKEMEERYSEISLRFAEVEGERQQLVMTVRNLKNSKKN; encoded by the exons ATGTTCAAGTCAtggagcaagaagaagaagataagagCTGTTTTCCAACTGCAGTTTCAAGCAACGCAG GTGCCAAAATTGAAGAAGCCTGCTTTGATGCTGTCGCTGGTGCCGGACGACGTCGGAAAGGCAACGGTGAAGCTGGGGAAAGCGGCGGTTCAGGACGGCACCTGCATTTGGGAGAATCCAGTTTTTGAGTCAGTGAAGCTCATTGAGGATGTAAAAACAGGAAAACTGAAAGAGAAGATTTATCACTTCATTGTTTCAAAT GGATCTTCGAAATCGGGGTATCTCGGAGAGGCTTCAATTGATTTTGCAGATATTGTGGCGGAAACTGAACCGTTAACCGTCGCACTGCCCCTTAAGTTTGCAAACTCTGGTGTGGTTTTACATGTGACAATGCACAGGATTCGGGAAGATGGTGATCAAAG GGAAATCGAAGAGAGTGACGATCCAAGTCTTTCGCGCCATAGCAGCGTAGATGGAAGCAACCACCAAAGTTTGAACAAAACG AATAAAGGATATGTCCATCGGGACGCTGGCAGTTCCCTGTCGCCCCCTGAAGTACCAAATTCCATGCCTCAAAATGGACAGGCGGGTGCCAACGGAAGGAAAACCCATGTGCGTCAAAAATCAAGCTTGGATTGGTCTTCAGATGGAAGTTTATTTGACTCGCCCGACATTGTTGAAGACAAGCTTCCGACAGAAAGAGTGCAAGCGGTTTCAGAAGTTGAGAAACTCAGAAACGAAATTACTGTTCTGAAGAGGCAGGCAGGCCTATCAGAGCTGGAGTTGCAGTCTCTTCGGAAACAGATGGCCAAAGAGAGCAATCAAGGACAGAATCTGTCTAGACAGATTGCTTGCCttaaagaggagagagatgcGCTCAAAATGGAATGCGAACAACTTAAGTCCTCGCAGGGACGTGGTAATGGGAAACAGACTTTCAAAACGTTGCAGCCCGAGACTGAGGATACAAGAGCACAATTAGAAGCAATGAAGCAAGAGCTTAGTTCTGAAAAGAAAGCAAGAACCAATCTTCGCTCGCAGCTCGCGCAGACACAAGACTCAAATTCTGAGTTAGTCCTTGTCGTGAAGGATCTCGAAGATGCATTGGGAAAGAAAAATAGACAGATATCTGATCTTTCAAGCAAGTTAGAAGCTGAAAAAAATTCCAAAGTGATGGGAACATATTCCGCAGGAAGAAAAAACGAGGATGATCAGGAAATAGAATCTTTGAAGCTTGACATCAGAGAACTTCTCAGCGAAATAGACACCCACCAGAAGAAGAGGGAAGAGCAGGATATGCGTATAAAACAGCTCAGCTTGGACTATGACGTTTTAAAGCAGGAAAAATATGACATCTCTATGAAGTTAGATCGAAACCAAGAACGAATACGAACAGAGATGGAAAATGAGCGAGCGGGTTATATGGCTACTATAAAAGAGCTTGAATCTCAGTTAGAGAGATCAGAAGAAACAATTGAGAAGCAAGCACATGAATTCTCAGAATGTTTGATGTCCATTCAGGAACTTGAAAGTGAACTTAAGTCTTTGGAGATGGATCGCGAGATGCAGGCCAAGGGATTTGAAGATAAACTCGAGGAAGTGATGAATGCCAAAGTTGAGCAGGAATACAGGGCCATCCAAGCCGAGGAAGCATTGAAGAAGACGAGGTCCAATAATTCTGATACGGTTGAGCGCCTTCAAGAGGAATTTAGAAAGCTTTCTGTGGAAATGACGTCTAAGGTTGATGAAAATGAGAAGCAGGCCACAAAAGCGATGACAGAGGCTAATGAACTGCGCCGGCAGAACAGAATTCTGGAAGAGATGCTCCAGAAAGCCAATGAAGAGTTAGAGTTGATTAAGGGCGAGACTGAAGTAAAATTGCAGGATCTTGTCAACCAGATTGAGGTGAAAGCAAAACGTATAGAACAGATGTCTTCAGAACTAGACAATACATCAAAGAAACTTGAAAAAGTAAAGAGGCAAGAGGAAGAAGAGCACGAAGCTCTCTCAATGAAAATCCAAATGCTCGAAGATGAGATAGAAAGGCTCACAGACGAGAATTCTAACTCCAGACAGGAGAAAGATAAATTGAGAGGAGATTTGGAAcaaatgaagaaattaattgCAGAAAATGAGATGCTGATCCAGTGTCTGAGTGTTGAAAAGGaaaatttggagaaaagatTTGCTTCAGCAAAGCGGGAAACAGAGAAAACGCATGAAGAAGTTACTAACattatttctttgaaagatgAGAAGGAAACGACAATCGCTTCTCTGAACTCCGAAGCGGAAAACCTGAAGACCCAGCACAGCAAGTTGTTGGATACGTTGAAAAAAGAAGCGTTGGCAAAAGAAAGCTTGAAGAAACAAATATCTCAATTGCAGGCTGAGGTACAAAAGAAAGTCAGCAACTCAAAGAGAATGGTTAAGAATACCAATGGACAAAG GAAAGTAGAAGATTGCTCGGAGAAACAGTTGAAAGCCACCATTGATGAGAATAAGTATACAGATTTGATGACCGAATTGACATTgctgaaagaaagaaacaaatctATGGAAGAAGAACTGaaggaaatggaagaaagaTATTCTGAGATAAGTCTCAGATTCGCAGAGGTTGAAGGTGAAAGGCAACAACTTGTAATGACTGTGCGTAACCTCAAAAACAGCAAGAAGAACTAG